From a region of the Salvelinus fontinalis isolate EN_2023a chromosome 13, ASM2944872v1, whole genome shotgun sequence genome:
- the LOC129868455 gene encoding olfactory receptor 5AC1-like: MENHTYNEHVLLLEGLNVTHQSSYPAFIILLVIYIFTMVANIGLTVLICMERSLHQPMYILLCNMSFNDALSITTFIPRVLSDIFKASAERYITYVECAIQAFCGHMFATTGHTILIIMAFDRYMAICNPLRYATIMNNTMLVKLCVFAWGVAFLFVAVLIGLSVRLSRCRSNIFNPFCDNASLFKLSCESVLINNIYGLFFTTIFFITSMGSVALTYIRIAMVCVRSKSKSLNSKALHTCFTHLAVYLIMLMTGFIIVFLHRYPQWSNHRKMASIIFPLVAPCLNPIIYGLQSKEIYKVGKNMFQSKIVSLRL; this comes from the coding sequence ATGGAGAACCATACATACAATGAGCATGTTCTCCTCCTAGAAGGGTTAAACGTCACCCACCAGTCCTCCTACCCTGCCTTCATCATCCTCCTTGTCATCTACATCTTCACAATGGTGGCCAACATCGGCCTCACAGTGCTCATCTGCATGGAGAGGAGCCTGCACCAGCCCATGTACATCCTCCTTTGCAACATGTCTTTCAACGATGCTCTCAGTATCACCACCTTCATACCTCGAGTGCTGAGTGATATTTTCAAAGCAAGTGCAGAAAGATATATTACCTATGTTGAGTGTGCCATACAAGCCTTCTGCGGTCACATGTTTGCTACGACCGGACATACAATACTAATTATCATGGCTTTTGACAGGTATATGGCCATCTGCAACCCTTTGCGATACGCCACCATCATGAACAACACAATGCTGGTAaaactgtgtgtgtttgcctggggTGTGGCCTTTCTCTTTGTGGCGGTCCTTATAGGTCTCTCTGTCCGCTTATCACGCTGCCGGTCAAACATTTTCAACCCTTTCTGCGACAACGCTTCATTATTCAAGCTCTCCTGTGAGAGTGTGCTTATAAATAACATTTATGGACTATTTTTCACCACTATCTTCTTCATCACCTCCATGGGGAGTGTGGCTCTGACATACATTAGAATCGCCATGGTGTGTGTGAGGAGTAAGAGCAAGTCGCTGAACAGCAAAGCTCTGCACACCTGTTTCACACACCTGGCTGTATACCTCATTATGCTGATGACAGGTTTCATCATTGTCTTTCTTCATCGGTACCCACAGTGGTCAAACCACAGGAAAATGGCGTCCATTATATTTCCTCTGGTTGCTCCTTGTCTGAACCCAATTATCTATGGGCTGCAGTCCAAAGAGATTTACAAAGTGGGAAAGAATATGTTCCAGTCCAAGATTGTGTCTCTTCGATTGTAA